A single genomic interval of Pontibacter deserti harbors:
- a CDS encoding YbbR-like domain-containing protein, whose protein sequence is MKPFRPQTKQYWRVVLLCFVAASTFWLLNALNKSYSTQTTYPVKFIYNDQQLVPVKPLPEEVIVNVTAKGWKLLRKALRLEVQPAEIYIRNLPRNNYLLGSALRPALVNAMDGLQLNFVVTDTLYYDFDAKVSRTIPLMLDPKQKIAAEGYEVNRPINLSPDSITFTGPSSLVDSMPSPFLLQSPNTGLTASAKMDVPITYKNQNLVKANIEETEATINVKSLVQEERQLVPELVNIPKGSKVDVQTSALLVRYQLFEDSAALLNRESFKAILNLDNYNPTDSTVVPELVQKPVGVRNVLLLPQRVKVTLSK, encoded by the coding sequence TTTGTTTTGTGGCGGCTTCTACCTTCTGGCTGCTAAATGCATTAAATAAGAGTTACTCCACTCAAACCACTTATCCTGTAAAGTTCATCTACAACGATCAGCAGCTGGTGCCGGTTAAGCCCCTGCCTGAAGAAGTGATTGTGAATGTTACAGCCAAAGGATGGAAACTACTGCGTAAAGCGCTTCGCCTGGAAGTGCAGCCGGCAGAGATTTACATCCGAAACCTTCCCCGCAACAATTACTTATTAGGTTCTGCCTTGCGCCCTGCATTAGTTAATGCCATGGATGGGTTGCAGCTTAACTTTGTGGTTACTGATACCTTGTACTACGACTTTGATGCAAAAGTAAGCCGTACGATTCCGTTGATGCTGGACCCCAAACAAAAAATAGCCGCAGAAGGCTACGAGGTAAACCGGCCAATTAACCTGTCGCCAGACTCTATCACTTTCACAGGACCATCGTCTTTGGTTGATAGCATGCCTAGTCCTTTTTTGTTGCAGTCACCTAACACCGGCCTGACTGCTTCTGCTAAAATGGATGTGCCGATCACGTATAAGAACCAGAATCTGGTAAAGGCAAATATTGAAGAAACAGAGGCAACTATAAATGTAAAAAGCCTGGTGCAGGAAGAGCGCCAGCTAGTACCCGAACTGGTTAACATACCCAAAGGCAGCAAAGTAGATGTGCAGACTTCGGCATTATTGGTACGGTATCAGTTGTTCGAAGACTCAGCAGCATTATTAAATCGGGAATCATTTAAAGCTATACTTAACCTTGATAACTATAACCCGACAGATTCTACTGTTGTGCCGGAGCTTGTGCAAAAGCCTGTAGGGGTACGCAATGTTTTGCTGCTGCCTCAGCGTGTAAAAGTGACTTTGAGTAAGTAG
- the coaE gene encoding dephospho-CoA kinase (Dephospho-CoA kinase (CoaE) performs the final step in coenzyme A biosynthesis.) → MLKIGITGGIGVGKTVVCRMFAILGVPVYDADTRAKWVMRYDEALKQELTDAFGPETYTQEGELNRTYLAKTAFHDPQKLALLNSLVHPHVGNDFEHWVEAQSSAPYVIKEAALMYESESWRQMDEIIVVSAPLEVRIKRVLQRDPHRTQHDIEAIIGKQLKEEDKKARAQHIIYNDDQQLVIPQVLKLHELFISKK, encoded by the coding sequence ATGCTTAAAATAGGTATAACCGGAGGTATAGGCGTAGGCAAAACAGTGGTATGCCGAATGTTTGCTATACTTGGTGTACCAGTTTATGATGCAGACACCCGCGCAAAATGGGTGATGCGTTATGATGAAGCTTTAAAGCAGGAGCTGACAGATGCTTTCGGTCCTGAAACCTATACACAGGAAGGTGAGCTGAACAGAACTTATCTTGCAAAAACAGCCTTTCACGATCCACAAAAGCTTGCACTGCTAAATAGTCTGGTGCACCCGCATGTAGGCAATGACTTTGAACACTGGGTAGAGGCACAAAGCTCGGCTCCTTATGTGATCAAAGAAGCAGCACTAATGTATGAGTCTGAGTCGTGGCGGCAAATGGATGAGATTATAGTTGTATCCGCGCCTTTGGAAGTACGGATTAAACGTGTGTTACAACGCGACCCGCACCGTACGCAACACGACATAGAAGCCATAATAGGGAAGCAGCTGAAAGAAGAAGACAAAAAAGCACGTGCGCAGCACATCATCTATAACGATGATCAGCAGCTTGTAATCCCGCAGGTGCTGAAACTACACGAACTGTTTATTTCGAAGAAGTAA
- a CDS encoding AsmA-like C-terminal region-containing protein, whose translation MAAVVAVVTIAFALVYTYQDKIIALFVTEANKHIKTKVEVGTISLSLLDKFPQVAVSLDKVNVVEAVPESAEPLAKLSKLYFTFSIWDVLRGKYNVNELYLEDGAIFVKVLKDGSVNYEIIKTDTTATANNDFAFNLEQIELNRVAIHYTDLKLNQAYEVDAHQLQAALAIDPEAIGIEAKGDATINTIKLSSGEYFKGKRVTLNAALAIDRINKSITLDPSVVNVENAAYEVAGRINFAETTELDLKLNGKNTSIQSLLSLLPQHITKEFNQYRSDGDVYFSGSVKGKISAKHNPEITFSFGCRNATFYHPDVKQRLEKLSFEGSFTNGTNQNASTSALVLKNLKGSLNNRTFTGNVSYKNFKNPTVAFDARGMVDVAYVLGLLQLKQVRSGSGLADVQIAFSGNFNEFKERPGNSTLHTSGDITLHNVSLHLADLPLPITGMYGNFMFKRNDVAVSNFKGKLGESDFALNGMFNNVMAWLLLKNQRLLVDADFSSYNLNFDQLLREELNTPASARESNSGYRLEVSPDIAFNLEASVRKMKFRRFKGENIKGAVTLRNQVITTPNISFNAMGGNFAVRGSIDARQRNHIKVSTASKINHMSVDSLFYVFENFNQDFILDRHLRGSLTANIISDVYLDNQLNPKTNLLEAEIEATVRNGQLINFAPMQKMSTFVKRSELANMRFSELHNNFYIQQRTIYIPEMDIRTNLSPLPSVSISGMHTFDQDMDYKIKMPLFQKRRPDKDAVFGVVAEDTDAGNSMLFLTLKGKENNFKLAYDDERVRAKIKDDLKQEGQEIKQILKGKKPVKKEKTVELEEGEYFDFN comes from the coding sequence GTGGCTGCGGTGGTAGCTGTGGTAACTATAGCCTTTGCCTTAGTTTACACTTATCAGGATAAAATAATTGCGCTATTTGTAACCGAGGCCAACAAACATATCAAAACGAAAGTGGAAGTCGGGACAATTTCGCTTTCGCTATTGGATAAATTTCCACAGGTGGCTGTCTCGCTGGATAAGGTGAATGTGGTGGAGGCCGTGCCGGAGAGTGCGGAGCCACTAGCTAAGCTGAGTAAGTTATACTTTACCTTCAGTATCTGGGATGTATTGCGTGGTAAGTATAACGTGAATGAATTATACCTGGAGGATGGGGCGATCTTTGTAAAAGTGCTGAAAGACGGCAGCGTAAACTATGAGATCATTAAAACGGATACTACCGCTACTGCTAACAACGACTTCGCTTTTAACCTGGAGCAGATAGAGCTGAACCGCGTTGCCATCCATTATACCGACCTGAAGCTAAACCAGGCATATGAGGTAGATGCGCATCAACTACAGGCAGCTTTAGCCATAGACCCTGAAGCAATAGGTATAGAAGCCAAGGGAGATGCTACTATCAATACTATAAAGCTAAGTAGTGGGGAATATTTTAAAGGAAAGCGGGTAACGCTAAACGCCGCCCTGGCTATAGATAGAATTAACAAAAGTATAACGCTGGATCCATCGGTTGTTAATGTTGAAAATGCAGCTTATGAAGTAGCCGGGCGTATAAACTTTGCAGAAACTACTGAACTGGACCTGAAACTGAACGGTAAAAATACCAGCATCCAGTCATTGCTCTCGTTGTTGCCGCAGCACATTACAAAAGAGTTTAACCAGTACCGGTCTGATGGTGATGTTTACTTTAGTGGCTCTGTTAAAGGCAAAATATCTGCTAAGCATAACCCGGAGATCACGTTCAGCTTCGGATGCCGCAATGCTACTTTTTATCATCCTGATGTTAAACAGCGACTGGAGAAATTAAGCTTTGAAGGCAGCTTTACAAATGGTACAAACCAGAATGCATCTACTTCGGCGCTGGTGTTAAAGAACCTGAAAGGTTCACTTAATAACAGGACCTTTACGGGTAATGTATCTTACAAGAACTTTAAAAACCCTACAGTAGCTTTTGATGCCCGCGGAATGGTAGATGTTGCATATGTGCTTGGGCTGTTGCAACTGAAGCAAGTGCGCAGTGGCAGTGGGCTGGCCGATGTACAGATAGCATTTTCTGGTAACTTTAATGAGTTTAAGGAAAGACCTGGCAACAGTACCTTACACACTTCCGGGGATATAACACTGCACAATGTAAGCCTGCACTTGGCTGACCTGCCATTACCGATTACCGGCATGTATGGCAACTTTATGTTTAAGCGCAACGATGTAGCAGTATCTAATTTTAAAGGGAAGCTGGGAGAGTCGGATTTTGCGCTGAATGGAATGTTTAATAACGTGATGGCCTGGCTGCTGTTAAAAAACCAACGATTGCTGGTTGATGCTGACTTTAGCAGTTACAACCTGAATTTTGACCAGCTGCTACGCGAAGAACTAAATACACCAGCCAGCGCCCGGGAAAGCAATTCTGGTTACCGCCTGGAAGTATCGCCGGATATCGCTTTTAACCTGGAAGCTTCTGTTCGTAAAATGAAGTTCCGTAGGTTTAAGGGAGAAAACATTAAAGGGGCTGTGACACTGCGCAACCAGGTTATTACTACACCTAACATCTCTTTTAATGCCATGGGGGGAAACTTTGCAGTAAGGGGAAGTATAGATGCACGGCAACGCAACCATATCAAGGTAAGTACAGCGAGTAAGATCAACCACATGAGCGTAGACAGTTTGTTTTACGTGTTTGAGAACTTTAATCAGGATTTTATACTTGACCGCCACTTAAGAGGGAGTCTGACGGCTAATATCATTTCGGATGTATATCTGGATAACCAGCTTAACCCTAAGACAAACCTGCTTGAAGCTGAGATAGAAGCCACAGTACGCAATGGACAGCTCATTAACTTCGCACCAATGCAAAAGATGTCGACGTTTGTGAAGCGCTCGGAGCTGGCAAATATGCGTTTTTCGGAACTGCATAATAACTTCTACATCCAGCAACGCACTATCTATATACCTGAGATGGATATCCGTACCAACCTGTCGCCGCTGCCTTCTGTTTCGATATCGGGAATGCATACTTTTGACCAGGACATGGATTATAAGATTAAGATGCCCCTGTTTCAGAAGCGCCGCCCAGACAAAGATGCTGTGTTTGGGGTAGTAGCCGAGGATACTGATGCCGGAAATAGTATGCTATTTCTGACCCTGAAAGGCAAAGAGAACAATTTTAAACTGGCTTACGACGACGAACGTGTACGAGCTAAAATAAAAGATGACCTGAAACAGGAAGGCCAGGAAATAAAGCAGATATTGAAAGGCAAGAAACCTGTAAAAAAAGAAAAGACAGTAGAACTGGAAGAAGGAGAATACTTCGATTTTAATTAA
- a CDS encoding mechanosensitive ion channel family protein: protein MDYTSWREILKYEFLGNSIANYLWFAGILLFGFIFKTLLSKLLSTVLYKLVKRFSREDNLPEFRRLLIQPLEVLLFLVFLYFAFQVLNYPMDPSEIRKGDPFLKTFMFRTYQVFVIVALTWVILRFVDFVGLIFQHRTERTASKMDDQLVPFFKDFAKVMVVIFAFLVMLGAVFGVNVAGLVAGLGVGGLAIAFAAKESLENLLASFTIFLDHPFVVGDLVEVGGITGTIEKIGFRSTRIRTLEKSFVTVPNKSMIDKPLNNLTLRTFRRVSFDLTLTYDTTSAQIRAIVTELQHFIDNHPNTNQDGVVRFQTLGASSKNIMVLYFVESMDWNEYVNIKEEIIYKVVEIVERHGAEFAYPSQTVYFQQPSLNSKPAPHPIHDGSNPSDFE, encoded by the coding sequence ATGGATTACACTTCCTGGAGAGAAATATTAAAATACGAGTTCCTGGGTAATAGCATAGCAAATTACCTGTGGTTTGCCGGCATCCTGCTGTTTGGCTTTATCTTTAAAACGCTGCTATCCAAGCTGCTGTCTACTGTTCTGTACAAGCTGGTAAAGCGTTTCTCACGAGAAGATAACCTGCCGGAGTTCAGACGTTTATTGATACAGCCCCTTGAGGTACTGCTTTTCCTGGTGTTTTTATACTTTGCATTCCAGGTGCTTAATTACCCCATGGATCCTAGTGAGATCCGAAAAGGTGATCCGTTTCTGAAAACATTCATGTTCCGCACTTACCAGGTGTTTGTGATTGTGGCGCTTACTTGGGTAATTTTGCGCTTTGTAGATTTTGTTGGGCTTATTTTCCAGCACCGCACCGAGCGAACTGCTTCCAAAATGGATGATCAGCTTGTTCCTTTCTTTAAGGATTTCGCTAAAGTGATGGTAGTGATATTTGCTTTCCTGGTAATGTTGGGTGCTGTATTCGGTGTAAACGTTGCAGGTTTGGTAGCAGGCCTCGGAGTGGGCGGTCTGGCCATAGCTTTTGCCGCTAAGGAGAGCCTGGAGAACCTTTTAGCTTCTTTCACCATTTTCCTGGACCACCCTTTTGTTGTAGGCGACCTGGTGGAAGTAGGTGGCATTACCGGAACTATAGAGAAGATTGGTTTCAGAAGTACACGTATCCGTACGCTGGAAAAATCTTTTGTTACAGTGCCAAACAAAAGCATGATCGACAAGCCACTCAACAACCTGACTTTACGCACCTTCAGAAGAGTAAGCTTCGATTTGACACTAACTTATGATACTACTTCTGCACAAATTAGAGCTATCGTTACGGAGCTACAACATTTTATTGACAACCACCCGAACACTAACCAGGATGGCGTAGTCCGATTTCAGACGCTTGGTGCCAGTTCCAAAAATATTATGGTGCTATACTTTGTAGAGTCGATGGACTGGAACGAGTATGTGAATATAAAGGAGGAAATTATTTATAAGGTAGTAGAGATTGTGGAGCGCCACGGGGCGGAGTTTGCTTATCCTTCTCAGACAGTATATTTCCAACAGCCTTCACTTAATTCTAAACCTGCTCCCCATCCTATACATGACGGGAGCAACCCATCAGATTTTGAGTAG
- a CDS encoding Glu/Leu/Phe/Val dehydrogenase dimerization domain-containing protein — protein sequence MKDLLAKFENKRPEIVFEWKDAETEAEGWVVINSLRGGAAGGGTRMRKGLDKREVESLAKTMEVKFTVSGPAIGGAKSGINFDPADPRKRGVLERWYKAVFPLLKNYYGTGGDLNVDEIHEVIPITEDYGLWHPQEGIVNGHFHATEPQKINKIGQLRQGVIKVIEDPTYTPSASRKYTVADMITGYGVAEAVRHYYNIWGGQFEGKRAIIQGWGNVGAAAAYYLAAKGVKIVGIIDRAGGLINPDGYTFEEIRELFFTRQGNALRAENMLSFEEVNNKIWSVNAEIFIPAAASRLVTKEQLQQMISSGLEVISSGANVPFQDPEIFFGATGEFADQSIAVIPDFIANCGMARVFAYLMESEVEITDEAIFSDISNTIARALEKTYAKSTSHTEIAKTSFEIALSQLL from the coding sequence ATGAAAGACCTGCTCGCGAAATTCGAGAATAAAAGACCAGAAATAGTTTTTGAATGGAAAGATGCTGAAACCGAAGCTGAAGGCTGGGTAGTGATAAACTCACTTCGTGGTGGTGCTGCCGGTGGTGGTACTCGAATGCGCAAAGGCCTAGATAAACGTGAAGTAGAATCGCTGGCTAAGACTATGGAAGTTAAGTTTACAGTATCAGGTCCGGCTATAGGTGGTGCCAAATCAGGTATAAACTTCGACCCTGCTGACCCACGCAAACGTGGTGTTTTAGAGCGATGGTATAAAGCGGTATTCCCGTTGCTTAAAAATTACTATGGCACTGGCGGCGACCTTAATGTAGATGAGATACACGAAGTAATTCCTATTACAGAAGATTATGGCTTGTGGCACCCGCAGGAAGGTATCGTGAACGGGCATTTTCATGCGACAGAACCGCAAAAAATAAATAAGATCGGTCAGCTGCGCCAGGGTGTTATCAAAGTTATAGAAGACCCCACTTACACACCGTCTGCTTCACGAAAGTATACCGTAGCTGATATGATTACAGGATACGGTGTGGCAGAAGCAGTTCGTCATTATTACAACATCTGGGGTGGGCAGTTTGAAGGCAAGCGTGCCATTATACAAGGCTGGGGTAACGTGGGCGCTGCTGCAGCTTATTATCTGGCAGCTAAAGGCGTAAAAATAGTTGGTATCATCGACAGAGCAGGCGGTCTTATCAACCCGGATGGCTATACTTTCGAAGAGATTAGAGAACTATTCTTTACACGTCAGGGCAATGCCTTACGTGCCGAGAACATGCTGTCTTTCGAAGAAGTAAACAACAAGATCTGGTCTGTAAATGCTGAAATATTTATACCTGCAGCCGCATCGCGTCTGGTTACAAAAGAACAGTTACAGCAAATGATCAGCAGTGGACTGGAAGTTATCTCTTCTGGTGCCAATGTACCTTTCCAGGACCCGGAAATTTTCTTTGGTGCTACCGGCGAATTTGCTGACCAGAGTATAGCCGTTATACCTGACTTTATTGCCAATTGCGGCATGGCGCGTGTATTTGCTTACCTGATGGAAAGCGAAGTAGAAATTACTGATGAAGCTATTTTCTCAGATATTTCTAATACAATAGCCCGCGCACTTGAGAAAACGTACGCAAAAAGCACTTCTCACACAGAAATAGCTAAAACATCTTTTGAAATTGCATTAAGCCAGCTTCTGTAA
- a CDS encoding anhydro-N-acetylmuramic acid kinase, with amino-acid sequence MNTYHVIGLMSGTSLDGLDIAYCRLTYKNKNWIYNILNAETLAYNAHWIDSLRGAETAGAQELIALDHAFGRYMGEQVQQFILRHNLSPDFISSHGHTIFHQPEKHISLQIGSGAYLAAHAKLPVVCDFRTLDIALGGQGAPLVPIGDELLFSDYDYCLNLGGISNISFNHNGQRIAYDISACNMLLNVLANEAGLAYDEDGNLARSGKLDTKLLEQLNAPLYFTQPYPKSLGKEWVLENSLKTLTESTATIPDKLHTTCHHIAQQIAGSLHPSNQKQRLLATGGGAYNTYLIELLQHYAGTNYSIEVPAPEIVSFKEALVFAFLGVLRWRTENNSLKTVTGASHDSVGGAIYWG; translated from the coding sequence ATGAATACTTATCACGTGATCGGCTTAATGTCAGGCACATCGCTAGACGGCCTTGATATTGCATATTGTAGACTTACGTATAAAAACAAAAATTGGATATATAATATACTTAATGCTGAAACTTTAGCTTATAATGCACATTGGATTGACTCTCTCCGTGGTGCCGAAACAGCCGGAGCACAAGAGCTAATAGCATTAGACCATGCCTTTGGCAGATATATGGGAGAACAGGTACAGCAATTTATACTTCGGCATAACCTGAGCCCGGATTTTATTTCTTCGCATGGCCATACCATCTTTCATCAACCTGAAAAACACATATCACTACAAATAGGTAGTGGTGCTTACCTGGCTGCTCATGCAAAGCTGCCCGTAGTCTGTGATTTCAGAACACTTGATATTGCTTTAGGCGGTCAAGGTGCTCCGCTGGTACCTATCGGCGACGAACTACTTTTTTCTGATTATGACTATTGCCTGAACCTGGGCGGCATTTCCAATATCTCTTTTAACCATAACGGGCAGCGCATCGCTTATGATATATCGGCCTGCAATATGCTGCTCAACGTACTTGCCAACGAAGCTGGGTTAGCCTACGATGAAGATGGCAACCTTGCCCGTTCCGGCAAACTGGATACTAAACTCCTGGAACAGCTTAATGCTCCTTTATACTTTACACAGCCTTACCCTAAATCGTTAGGCAAAGAGTGGGTTTTAGAAAACAGCTTAAAAACCCTGACAGAAAGCACAGCAACTATACCTGATAAACTACATACCACCTGTCATCATATCGCACAGCAAATTGCAGGTTCTCTTCATCCGTCTAATCAGAAGCAACGCTTATTGGCTACTGGTGGCGGGGCTTATAACACTTACCTGATAGAGTTGCTGCAGCATTATGCCGGAACTAACTATAGCATAGAAGTACCCGCCCCTGAGATTGTTTCGTTCAAGGAGGCCTTGGTGTTTGCTTTTCTGGGAGTATTACGCTGGCGCACCGAAAACAATAGCCTGAAAACAGTGACAGGAGCCAGCCATGATAGTGTGGGTGGAGCCATTTATTGGGGTTAA
- a CDS encoding ArsR/SmtB family transcription factor, which produces MKSLLSRIESKKIDKAAAMLKVLAHPKRLAIVDLLGKEEKMTVTEIYKYLNLPQAIASQHLITLKDKGVLSSFKVGTKIYYSLSIPKLIDVIDCLEECCIDI; this is translated from the coding sequence ATGAAAAGTTTGTTATCCCGAATTGAATCAAAGAAGATAGATAAGGCGGCTGCCATGCTTAAAGTATTGGCACACCCTAAAAGGTTGGCTATAGTAGACCTGTTGGGAAAGGAGGAGAAAATGACTGTAACTGAGATATATAAGTATCTGAACCTCCCACAAGCTATTGCCAGCCAGCACCTGATCACCTTAAAAGATAAAGGTGTGCTCTCATCATTTAAAGTTGGTACAAAGATCTATTACTCGCTTTCGATCCCTAAACTTATAGATGTGATTGACTGCCTGGAAGAATGTTGTATTGATATTTAA
- the hemA gene encoding glutamyl-tRNA reductase encodes MLQNFKAISLSYKKAPLDIRELIALDETSCRQFLQTLKNFIQATDILVLSTCNRTEVYYNADTDFSQEIVKLLGITKGISNISQYFDYFTILNEHNDAVQHLFDVSMGLESQVVGDMQISNQAKQAYQWAADNETAGPFLHRLMHTIFFTNKRVVQETAFRDGAASTSYAAIELIEELTADIVDPKILVVGLGEIGADVCRNLKDSSFTDVKITNRTLAKAQQLAEECNMQVLPFEDIVQGLKDADVIISSVARETPFFTKEMIKRLDILSFKFFIDLSVPRSVESDVETIPGVLLYNIDTIQNKASEALQQRINSIPKVKAIIAESIEQFNDWSKEMVVSPTINKLKNALEAIRQEEIARYVKKLGPDEAKHIDNITKSMMQKIIKLPVLQLKAACKRGEAETLIDVLNDLFNLENQSEEIEL; translated from the coding sequence ATGCTACAGAATTTTAAAGCAATCAGCCTATCCTATAAGAAAGCACCGCTGGATATCAGGGAACTGATTGCCTTAGATGAAACATCGTGCAGGCAATTCCTTCAGACGCTTAAGAATTTTATTCAGGCAACTGATATACTGGTACTTTCTACCTGCAACCGTACCGAAGTATATTACAATGCTGACACCGACTTCAGCCAGGAAATCGTGAAATTACTTGGCATCACCAAAGGTATCAGCAACATCTCGCAGTATTTCGATTACTTTACCATCCTGAACGAGCACAATGATGCCGTGCAGCACCTCTTCGATGTGTCGATGGGACTGGAGTCGCAGGTGGTAGGTGATATGCAGATTTCAAATCAGGCAAAACAGGCATATCAGTGGGCAGCTGACAACGAAACTGCCGGCCCGTTCCTGCACCGCCTGATGCACACTATTTTCTTTACCAATAAGCGCGTAGTGCAGGAAACTGCCTTCCGCGATGGTGCTGCTTCTACTTCATACGCTGCCATAGAGCTGATTGAAGAACTGACCGCCGATATAGTTGACCCGAAGATATTGGTTGTTGGTTTAGGTGAGATTGGTGCCGATGTTTGCCGTAACCTGAAAGACAGCAGCTTTACGGATGTTAAAATTACCAACCGCACACTTGCTAAAGCACAGCAACTGGCAGAAGAGTGCAACATGCAAGTGTTACCTTTTGAAGATATCGTGCAGGGATTAAAAGATGCAGATGTGATCATCTCTTCTGTAGCCCGCGAGACACCATTCTTCACCAAAGAAATGATCAAGCGCCTGGACATCCTTTCGTTCAAGTTCTTTATCGATCTGTCTGTGCCGCGTAGTGTAGAATCTGATGTGGAGACTATTCCTGGTGTATTACTCTATAATATAGATACTATTCAGAACAAAGCTTCTGAAGCACTGCAGCAGCGTATCAATTCCATACCTAAAGTTAAAGCGATCATTGCAGAATCTATTGAGCAGTTCAACGACTGGTCGAAAGAGATGGTAGTATCGCCAACTATAAATAAGCTGAAGAACGCGCTGGAAGCTATCCGCCAGGAAGAAATAGCACGCTATGTTAAAAAGCTCGGCCCTGATGAAGCTAAGCACATAGACAATATTACCAAGTCTATGATGCAGAAAATTATAAAACTGCCGGTGCTACAGCTTAAGGCAGCCTGTAAACGCGGCGAAGCCGAAACTCTGATTGATGTTCTGAACGACCTGTTTAACCTCGAAAATCAATCGGAAGAGATAGAACTATAA
- a CDS encoding sensor histidine kinase, translated as MIPIYSQKNRIKFIVVIIALIIGAATITYTNILVSKLSEREQELVQLYAKGLRYMINAPSDDNIVFIEEEILSANTTVPVILTDENENILDSKNIDFPENIADDPEKVNELLQRQIEKMKAQHEPIVVPWAEGSVNYVFYKDSDLLSQLRYYPYVQLMVIACFALMAYFAFSYSRKAEQNRVWVGLAKETAHQLGTPLSSLMAWYEYMKVSPKFENEPIVAELWKDIRRLEVITERFSNIGSVPLLRDENILQVTQNAINYLQNRISRKVEMQVVTTFSPDITAKVNVSLFDWVIENICKNAVDAMEGKGSITLKLILLGKSNIALDITDNGKGIPKSKVDSVFLPGYTTKKRGWGLGLALAKRIIDNYHQGRLYVKWSEVGKGTTFRIVLNR; from the coding sequence ATGATACCCATCTATTCTCAGAAAAACCGGATAAAGTTTATAGTTGTAATAATTGCGCTCATAATAGGGGCTGCAACTATAACCTATACCAATATTCTGGTTAGTAAGTTATCGGAGCGGGAGCAGGAACTGGTGCAGCTTTATGCCAAAGGCCTGCGCTATATGATCAATGCCCCATCTGACGACAATATCGTGTTTATTGAAGAAGAAATTCTTTCAGCTAACACTACAGTGCCCGTTATACTTACCGATGAAAATGAAAACATACTGGATTCTAAGAACATCGATTTTCCTGAAAACATTGCAGATGACCCTGAAAAAGTAAATGAATTACTGCAGCGGCAGATCGAGAAAATGAAAGCGCAGCATGAGCCTATAGTTGTGCCCTGGGCTGAGGGCTCCGTAAACTATGTGTTCTACAAAGACTCTGATTTGCTTTCTCAGCTGCGTTACTACCCCTATGTACAGTTGATGGTTATTGCATGCTTTGCACTAATGGCTTACTTTGCTTTTAGCTACTCCCGTAAGGCAGAGCAAAACAGGGTTTGGGTAGGCTTGGCTAAAGAAACTGCTCACCAGTTAGGCACGCCACTCTCGTCGTTGATGGCCTGGTACGAGTACATGAAGGTAAGCCCAAAGTTTGAGAACGAGCCTATAGTTGCCGAACTCTGGAAGGATATCAGGAGGCTGGAAGTAATAACTGAACGCTTCTCTAATATTGGTTCCGTGCCACTACTGCGCGACGAAAACATACTGCAGGTTACCCAAAACGCTATCAATTATCTACAGAACCGAATTTCGCGCAAAGTAGAGATGCAGGTAGTAACTACATTCTCGCCTGATATTACAGCTAAAGTAAATGTGTCTCTATTTGATTGGGTGATTGAGAACATTTGTAAGAACGCTGTTGATGCCATGGAAGGTAAAGGAAGTATAACGCTGAAGTTGATCTTGCTTGGTAAAAGCAACATTGCCTTAGATATTACAGATAACGGAAAAGGGATCCCAAAAAGTAAAGTAGATTCTGTGTTTCTGCCAGGTTATACTACCAAAAAACGTGGATGGGGACTGGGACTGGCGCTGGCCAAACGCATTATAGATAATTATCACCAAGGCAGGCTTTATGTAAAATGGTCTGAAGTAGGCAAAGGCACTACCTTCCGGATAGTGTTGAACCGTTGA